The Spartinivicinus poritis genome has a window encoding:
- a CDS encoding DUF2975 domain-containing protein, which yields MEKIATISRRCRILFTILGVAAIICTIAMWLFMSPNLATLLGISEPVTITPLTKALGLVITLLPLSIIFYGLCQLIKLFRHYERGEIFTLLNAIILRKIGFLFYLWIACQVIYSTLFTLVLTFQNAPGQKILQITVGSDSILPFIVGSIIILISWVLVEAQKVSDEHALIP from the coding sequence ATGGAAAAGATTGCTACAATCTCAAGGCGCTGTCGGATACTTTTCACTATCCTTGGTGTTGCAGCTATTATTTGCACCATTGCTATGTGGCTGTTTATGAGCCCTAATCTCGCCACACTGTTAGGCATCTCAGAGCCAGTCACGATTACCCCTCTCACGAAAGCATTAGGGCTGGTTATTACTCTGCTACCACTAAGTATTATTTTCTATGGGTTGTGTCAGCTGATAAAGCTTTTTAGGCATTATGAACGAGGAGAAATCTTTACATTATTAAACGCAATCATCTTGCGTAAGATTGGCTTTTTATTCTACTTATGGATTGCATGCCAAGTTATATATTCAACACTATTTACCTTAGTTTTAACCTTTCAAAACGCACCAGGTCAAAAGATCCTTCAAATAACTGTAGGTTCAGATAGTATTTTACCCTTTATTGTTGGCAGCATTATCATCTTGATTTCATGGGTATTAGTCGAAGCTCAGAAAGTTTCTGATGAACACGCATTAATTCCATAA
- a CDS encoding helix-turn-helix domain-containing protein — MEEVNIKLDVMLALRKMRLKTLAKLTGLSEQNLSLIKTGKAKGIRFSTLYLICKHLNCQPGDLIECNFNTTSEN; from the coding sequence ATGGAAGAAGTCAATATAAAGCTTGATGTAATGCTTGCTTTGAGAAAAATGCGTTTAAAAACACTAGCAAAACTAACGGGGCTTTCTGAGCAAAATTTGTCACTGATAAAAACAGGTAAAGCAAAAGGGATTCGTTTTTCTACACTTTATCTAATTTGTAAACACCTTAACTGTCAACCAGGCGACTTAATAGAGTGTAATTTCAATACAACAAGTGAGAACTAA
- a CDS encoding calcium-binding protein — MTPNPTDNAVADTALNLSNQKHQTSASDLNTILTSLSGQLRTLLQTASSNSEEKTKAEKGYERAIDTLEQVKVTIDNRLRTDGENSILSIAETARISKQLAYIAKHTDNKQLKKLTNLLADHVFADWLSRARSDIESKIYDELKPLGEVGASKVKSIKVEIKGGANIYGADLQGSVGGEYQDILDADDEGLFFRTKIKTLAGGLNAGLKAGIAKLGARLKGSHSRLTFEEYNNVKAYVNMEAHNLTTLKRSDYEIKQAARKFSWRAVSRFLSNHFPGNAGSELKLYHKQLQKAVNNQHQLNELLASQLGINAKVTAAPPQLPETLRGYINSNSGSVDASAAVGIADTNLSASAGFKISKTQTEIYEFVPTHFWRVVKENAERIKELPANLLAHGHNLLNRNSATTPVYERAVAAIDTLRQDFSDYITAVQKYDGGDQSQQQVKHNLEKKWGVNGRHELLRAMYASFALFGHEAWQAASSDTESKAITEVMEKLALQLEAPPIQHSRQQLEDIASFRQLIRLSIADTKASFTVAVGPVSAEITVLKRNRVHPSRLRDGDYIDIDLKLQGNGSVGDITGLMDTVTAKLVDNYPGLIDADTFKGEVSDFFQNNIELSGSGAIRRSDRLFKPSYQQAYGDNQYHHQLTRYLFTKSASLSGGSSFPVGVGGNIGFKLGASYSDTRVLGEKIHANTLSYVMTRHNRFARNKELNGEWVEFLDKHNGGLKDLFRNLGASVGASEDDQSAVFKEAQHWLNELKDIAKTDEARSKAEKLESDFNQAMKRVSDHPDSEQAFTDAKSILNQFLSEQLTPWWAAHQSNWKSLAYTGERSWAEAPIDRIKGLGGFAINNISRVLKGNSLLPKPTTAEVKNQALNKALGVEDNKLILGFIQLLNQKGVSAATSYARNQLALGYIRWLQPDTANLQANSFAELVNGLPNSDLNTIASGQGAKLLRQKLQQAKAQGVQNIQLQVGERLFAIHIGDEAGIHLYDPMSGEVLEINSIKSTVEHLNQLKLKQQHWQLASMGTNNELTNRQLTQLSRGYTTDLDLLVRADRDKGLLTLGDQKISRAELWLTGVTLQGQKLDVDQLITLNQLDSSMQLDANQVDRWLNNLSGDNAHSALARIHRWLDAQPDLLPQGASNKAKILRQRAEAVVLLDQQLPLLTELDRNLSKTTQAIDELNARQQRLFGTQQAPNTRLNKLAKTLNGVNTLMSLSRLPGNIYQTADAFAKGEIKQGVQSLADTLTDNLDIALDVLANSTRVQAVSSRLASVAGKLGAATNFVGAGLGIWAAVDSFKAAGNAKTHVEKVDHIINGSFAVAGVVVAVATGIASLITAAAGPIGAAIGLAIGIAQGIYNAVKVRQQLSEAGISGSDLDLAGAAVFFGFPVPTRIANKAATNIGTRQWEAAQQQRLEAYARLGVDKLVYSSPKVFTAYGKIGGVSEGYDYYNLTPAELREYKRKNPGEVDSGWMFRQEAKAAEVKKLDSYDEENGVTLIQLGKGFDWARGDANRRNIFLIGHNQGNFGRRYFGGNKADTFEIRSPDAFPHLDVNDTVRIDGGAGIDTVSFRSMYGQNGVKVNLEPTSHHDNKATIEMRDGRKHTFLIDNVENIIGSEKNDEIFGDRKSNFLQGAEGNDNLNGSYGDDHLVGGAGSDYLEGSEGADSYTVTADDWLESDDLDTINNYSDQGLRAYRIQLEYLAENAHATRDEAIRYAWGKASNKAAVDQLISNFGDLSGYRESDHLMLSVSRGWLNSLRLAKKIFSSKGEFTSEKLDSLVQTFGLRQSDSNLHSQLTNALSKSSSHWDLLHSDDYKTVLAQLESNQPERVDVLKLDNYYKSELYQHLQFRDLLGNAYVATESGNNVEFDTMVLKTPDAGVHKIELDKRRIRVLSANESTPFSMVSLLSKKLLNVIGSKADDTIFGNELDNVIDGGAGYDQLSGGDGNDILIAGADGGLLSGDAGRDTYIIGANQNKVVLTPYNSTHREGIQSKAKDNLRDTVELNAGFKGFSAQNNSGQISASYQGTEIVFGGAYQPDIAKLLSFAFYDNKNKALGHQYGVLNVQGVLSLTELDLRHNKTTNYQINLNTNQYTWAEGTGELISHHQSVHRVSTGDGDDMLIVGQNNEVTQANLGAGRNVLSIQGNTSIVHLTHNAGSGLRIHWQGLAWQKLKVLYQDGKLSLFNTASEEQAVVLANANELKAEEVTIQDASGTDHQLNIDLLIQTASQMSTDGAGNSLTTNNNLVNNGMNIALPHI; from the coding sequence ATGACACCTAATCCTACTGATAATGCAGTTGCTGATACTGCTTTAAATTTAAGTAATCAAAAGCATCAAACGTCTGCAAGTGATTTAAATACAATTCTTACTAGTTTATCTGGCCAATTACGAACCTTATTACAAACAGCATCATCTAATAGTGAAGAAAAAACTAAGGCTGAGAAAGGTTATGAGCGTGCTATTGATACTTTAGAACAAGTTAAAGTAACCATTGATAACCGGCTTAGAACAGATGGCGAAAACAGTATATTATCTATTGCTGAAACTGCTAGAATTTCAAAGCAATTAGCTTACATTGCTAAACATACTGATAATAAACAGCTTAAAAAATTAACCAATTTGCTTGCAGATCATGTGTTTGCCGACTGGTTGTCTCGTGCTAGATCAGACATTGAAAGTAAAATTTATGATGAGTTAAAACCACTAGGTGAAGTTGGGGCTTCAAAAGTAAAGTCTATTAAAGTAGAAATTAAAGGTGGTGCAAACATTTATGGTGCTGATCTGCAAGGGAGTGTGGGTGGTGAATATCAAGATATTTTAGATGCAGATGATGAGGGTTTGTTCTTTCGTACTAAAATAAAAACACTGGCAGGTGGATTAAATGCAGGGCTTAAAGCTGGTATTGCTAAACTGGGTGCAAGGTTAAAGGGTTCCCACTCTAGATTGACTTTTGAAGAGTATAATAATGTGAAAGCTTATGTGAATATGGAAGCGCATAACTTGACCACATTAAAACGCAGTGACTACGAGATAAAACAAGCTGCACGTAAATTTTCTTGGCGGGCTGTTTCTCGATTTTTATCAAACCATTTCCCAGGTAATGCAGGTTCTGAATTAAAGCTATACCATAAGCAATTACAGAAAGCTGTTAATAATCAGCATCAATTAAATGAATTGCTTGCAAGTCAGTTAGGCATTAATGCTAAGGTAACAGCAGCACCACCACAGTTACCTGAAACTTTGCGCGGTTATATTAATAGCAATTCAGGTAGTGTGGATGCTTCTGCAGCAGTTGGTATCGCAGATACTAATTTATCTGCATCAGCTGGATTTAAAATATCGAAAACTCAAACAGAAATCTATGAGTTTGTACCTACCCACTTTTGGCGAGTGGTTAAAGAGAATGCTGAGCGTATTAAAGAATTGCCAGCTAATTTATTAGCTCATGGGCATAATTTACTGAATCGAAACAGTGCCACAACACCCGTTTATGAAAGAGCTGTCGCCGCAATAGATACTTTACGACAGGATTTTTCTGATTATATTACGGCAGTGCAAAAGTATGATGGCGGCGATCAAAGCCAACAGCAAGTGAAGCACAATCTTGAAAAGAAGTGGGGAGTTAATGGTCGGCATGAGCTGTTAAGAGCTATGTATGCTTCATTTGCATTATTTGGTCATGAAGCCTGGCAAGCAGCGTCTTCTGACACAGAATCTAAGGCTATCACGGAGGTAATGGAAAAGCTGGCATTACAGCTTGAAGCACCACCTATTCAGCATTCCCGTCAACAATTGGAAGATATAGCTTCATTTAGGCAATTAATCAGGCTCAGTATTGCAGATACCAAAGCATCTTTTACTGTTGCAGTAGGGCCTGTTTCAGCTGAAATAACAGTATTAAAACGTAACCGTGTGCATCCTAGCAGGTTGCGTGATGGCGACTACATTGATATTGATTTAAAACTGCAGGGTAATGGTAGTGTTGGTGATATTACTGGCTTGATGGATACAGTTACAGCTAAATTGGTGGATAATTATCCAGGGCTAATAGACGCTGATACTTTCAAGGGAGAGGTGAGTGACTTTTTCCAAAATAATATTGAGCTCTCAGGCTCAGGAGCGATACGTCGTTCAGATCGTTTGTTTAAACCATCTTATCAACAGGCTTATGGTGATAATCAATACCATCACCAGCTCACTCGATATTTATTTACCAAATCCGCTTCGCTGAGCGGAGGCTCAAGTTTTCCTGTCGGTGTTGGAGGCAATATTGGTTTTAAGCTAGGAGCTTCATATTCTGATACTCGAGTATTGGGTGAGAAGATTCATGCTAATACCCTTAGTTATGTGATGACACGGCATAATCGGTTTGCTCGTAATAAAGAGTTAAATGGAGAGTGGGTTGAATTTCTTGATAAACATAACGGTGGCCTCAAAGACTTATTTCGCAATTTAGGTGCTTCTGTTGGAGCATCTGAAGACGATCAATCTGCAGTATTTAAAGAAGCCCAGCACTGGCTGAATGAACTGAAAGATATTGCTAAAACTGATGAAGCCCGCTCAAAAGCTGAAAAGCTTGAATCAGATTTTAACCAAGCTATGAAGCGGGTGAGTGATCATCCTGATAGTGAGCAGGCATTTACTGATGCAAAGAGTATTCTTAATCAATTTCTTTCTGAGCAATTAACACCATGGTGGGCTGCACATCAGAGTAACTGGAAAAGCTTGGCTTATACAGGGGAAAGATCGTGGGCTGAGGCACCTATAGATCGGATCAAAGGGCTTGGTGGGTTCGCAATTAATAATATCAGCCGTGTTTTAAAGGGAAATTCTTTACTGCCAAAACCAACGACTGCTGAAGTAAAAAATCAAGCACTGAATAAGGCGCTAGGCGTAGAAGATAATAAATTAATTTTAGGTTTTATTCAGCTACTTAACCAAAAGGGAGTGTCTGCTGCGACAAGTTATGCACGAAATCAGTTGGCGTTAGGTTATATACGTTGGCTACAACCTGATACCGCTAATTTACAAGCGAACTCTTTTGCTGAGCTTGTTAATGGTTTGCCAAATAGTGATTTAAATACAATAGCCAGTGGTCAAGGCGCTAAGTTACTTAGACAGAAATTACAACAGGCTAAAGCGCAAGGTGTTCAGAATATCCAGCTACAAGTAGGTGAACGATTATTCGCCATACACATTGGAGATGAAGCAGGTATTCACCTCTATGATCCAATGAGTGGTGAAGTATTAGAAATAAACTCTATAAAAAGCACTGTAGAGCACTTAAATCAATTAAAGTTAAAACAACAGCATTGGCAGCTGGCATCAATGGGTACTAACAATGAATTAACTAACCGACAATTAACACAATTAAGCCGAGGTTATACCACTGATCTTGATTTATTAGTAAGAGCTGATCGTGATAAAGGGTTATTAACATTAGGTGATCAAAAAATCAGTCGAGCTGAGCTGTGGTTAACTGGGGTAACTCTGCAAGGCCAAAAGCTTGATGTTGATCAGTTAATTACACTCAACCAGTTAGACTCTTCAATGCAGTTAGATGCTAATCAAGTAGACCGTTGGCTAAACAACTTGTCGGGGGATAATGCCCATAGTGCATTAGCTCGTATACATCGTTGGTTAGATGCACAACCGGATTTGCTGCCACAAGGTGCTAGCAATAAAGCTAAAATACTGCGCCAACGTGCTGAAGCTGTTGTGCTACTTGACCAACAATTGCCGTTATTAACAGAGCTGGATCGAAATTTAAGTAAAACTACCCAAGCAATAGATGAGTTAAATGCCAGGCAACAACGCTTGTTTGGTACTCAACAGGCGCCGAATACTCGCCTTAATAAATTAGCTAAGACATTAAATGGTGTGAACACCCTGATGAGTTTAAGTCGCTTACCGGGGAATATTTACCAGACCGCTGATGCATTTGCTAAAGGCGAAATTAAGCAAGGGGTACAAAGTTTAGCTGATACTTTAACGGATAATTTAGATATAGCATTAGATGTATTAGCCAACAGTACCCGTGTACAAGCTGTTTCGAGTCGATTGGCCAGTGTTGCAGGTAAGCTAGGGGCGGCTACAAACTTTGTTGGAGCTGGTTTAGGTATTTGGGCTGCAGTCGATAGCTTTAAAGCGGCTGGTAATGCAAAAACGCATGTGGAAAAAGTTGACCATATTATTAATGGCTCTTTTGCTGTGGCAGGGGTTGTCGTTGCGGTTGCTACAGGGATTGCTTCTTTAATAACTGCAGCAGCAGGTCCTATAGGTGCAGCGATAGGTCTGGCTATTGGTATTGCTCAAGGTATTTATAATGCTGTTAAGGTCAGACAACAGTTGTCAGAAGCTGGAATCAGTGGTTCTGATTTAGACCTGGCAGGTGCCGCAGTATTTTTTGGTTTTCCTGTCCCGACCCGTATTGCAAATAAAGCGGCAACCAATATCGGTACACGCCAATGGGAAGCTGCCCAGCAACAACGCCTGGAAGCATACGCTAGATTAGGTGTAGACAAGTTGGTTTATAGTTCACCAAAGGTATTTACTGCTTATGGAAAAATAGGTGGGGTCAGTGAAGGATATGACTATTACAATTTAACCCCTGCAGAATTAAGAGAGTATAAACGAAAAAATCCAGGTGAAGTGGATAGTGGCTGGATGTTCCGTCAAGAAGCTAAAGCTGCAGAAGTGAAAAAACTGGATAGTTATGATGAAGAAAATGGTGTTACCTTAATTCAGCTAGGCAAAGGTTTTGATTGGGCCAGAGGTGATGCTAATCGAAGAAATATATTTTTGATTGGCCATAACCAGGGTAACTTTGGACGTCGATATTTTGGTGGTAATAAAGCAGATACCTTTGAAATTCGCTCACCGGATGCGTTCCCACATTTAGATGTCAATGATACGGTTAGAATCGATGGTGGGGCTGGGATTGATACGGTGTCATTCCGTTCTATGTATGGGCAAAATGGAGTAAAAGTTAATTTAGAGCCTACTTCCCATCATGATAATAAAGCAACCATTGAAATGCGGGATGGTCGGAAGCATACGTTTTTAATTGATAATGTTGAAAATATTATTGGTAGTGAAAAGAATGATGAAATTTTTGGTGATAGAAAATCAAACTTTTTGCAGGGTGCAGAAGGAAACGACAATTTAAATGGCTCCTATGGAGATGATCACTTAGTGGGTGGTGCAGGTAGCGATTATTTGGAAGGTAGTGAAGGGGCTGATAGCTATACAGTTACTGCAGATGATTGGCTAGAGTCAGATGACTTGGATACGATTAATAATTATAGTGATCAAGGGTTAAGAGCATATCGTATTCAGCTTGAATATTTGGCTGAAAACGCTCATGCAACACGTGATGAAGCAATAAGATATGCATGGGGTAAAGCCAGTAATAAGGCAGCAGTTGATCAGCTGATCAGTAATTTTGGTGATTTATCTGGTTATCGTGAAAGTGACCATTTAATGTTATCGGTAAGCAGAGGCTGGTTAAATAGCTTACGTTTGGCTAAAAAAATATTTTCTAGTAAAGGTGAATTTACCAGTGAGAAGTTAGACTCATTGGTACAAACATTTGGCTTGCGACAAAGTGACAGCAATTTGCATAGTCAATTAACTAATGCATTAAGTAAAAGCAGCTCTCATTGGGACTTGCTCCATTCAGATGATTACAAGACTGTATTAGCGCAATTAGAAAGTAATCAGCCTGAGCGAGTAGATGTTTTAAAGCTAGATAACTATTATAAGTCTGAACTTTACCAGCATTTACAGTTTAGAGATTTGCTTGGCAATGCTTATGTCGCAACAGAAAGTGGCAATAACGTTGAGTTTGATACGATGGTGTTGAAAACGCCTGATGCTGGTGTGCATAAAATTGAGCTGGATAAACGTCGTATCCGTGTTTTAAGTGCCAACGAATCAACTCCTTTTAGCATGGTGAGTTTACTATCTAAAAAGTTGTTGAATGTCATAGGTTCTAAAGCAGATGATACTATTTTTGGTAATGAACTAGATAATGTGATTGATGGTGGTGCTGGCTATGATCAGTTATCTGGTGGCGATGGAAATGATATTTTAATTGCCGGTGCTGATGGGGGGCTGCTTTCAGGTGATGCTGGTAGAGATACTTATATTATTGGTGCTAACCAAAACAAAGTAGTGCTAACCCCATATAACTCGACACATAGAGAAGGGATTCAAAGCAAAGCAAAAGATAATCTGCGAGATACTGTAGAGCTAAATGCTGGCTTTAAAGGATTTAGTGCACAAAATAACTCGGGACAAATCAGTGCAAGTTATCAGGGAACTGAAATCGTATTTGGTGGTGCTTATCAACCGGATATAGCAAAGCTTTTATCATTCGCTTTTTATGATAATAAGAATAAGGCACTTGGCCATCAATACGGAGTATTAAATGTACAGGGCGTGTTATCGCTTACCGAGTTGGATTTAAGGCATAATAAGACAACTAACTACCAAATAAACCTTAATACAAACCAATATACATGGGCTGAAGGAACTGGAGAGTTAATCAGTCATCATCAGTCAGTCCATCGAGTCAGCACAGGGGATGGTGATGATATGCTGATTGTTGGTCAGAACAATGAGGTTACTCAGGCTAATTTAGGCGCTGGCCGTAATGTATTATCTATTCAAGGCAATACTTCAATAGTACATTTAACGCATAATGCAGGTAGTGGACTAAGAATTCATTGGCAAGGATTAGCGTGGCAAAAGCTAAAAGTGCTATATCAGGATGGTAAACTGTCACTATTTAATACTGCTTCTGAAGAGCAAGCAGTGGTGCTAGCTAATGCTAATGAGTTGAAAGCAGAGGAGGTAACGATACAAGATGCATCGGGCACTGATCACCAGCTGAATATTGACTTGTTGATTCAAACAGCCAGTCAAATGTCGACAGATGGAGCTGGTAATAGTTTAACTACTAATAATAACTTAGTTAATAATGGTATGAATATCGCGCTTCCACATATTTGA